From a region of the Spelaeicoccus albus genome:
- a CDS encoding DinB family protein, whose amino-acid sequence MSNFPTPPPDTKDWTWVLERPCPECGFNSPEYGSDAFASRIDGAAIFWQSLLESDGPELRERPAPTKWSPMEYACHIRDILALFDGRFDQMLTQDAPEFDDWSADDAAAAGDYAHADSHRVAEEITANAAAVSLRLRLVQDDEWELVGDRGDGVRFTIDSLARYLLHELVHHEWDVS is encoded by the coding sequence ATGAGTAACTTTCCGACACCGCCGCCGGACACGAAAGACTGGACGTGGGTGCTCGAGCGCCCGTGCCCGGAATGCGGTTTCAACTCGCCCGAATACGGCAGTGACGCCTTTGCTTCGCGTATCGACGGAGCTGCAATTTTCTGGCAATCGCTCTTGGAATCCGACGGCCCCGAGCTGCGCGAACGGCCGGCGCCGACGAAGTGGTCGCCAATGGAATACGCCTGTCATATTCGCGACATCCTCGCACTGTTCGACGGCAGGTTCGATCAGATGCTGACCCAGGACGCCCCCGAGTTCGACGATTGGAGCGCCGACGACGCGGCCGCGGCCGGCGACTACGCACACGCCGATTCGCACCGTGTCGCCGAGGAGATCACTGCCAACGCGGCGGCCGTGAGTCTGCGGCTGCGTCTTGTCCAGGACGACGAGTGGGAGCTGGTCGGCGATCGCGGGGACGGCGTCCGGTTCACTATCGACTCGCTGGCCAGATATCTCTTGCACGAACTGGTCCATCATGAATGGGATGTCAGCTGA
- a CDS encoding YcnI family protein gives MKHKKLGLRMLAAGAVTAAMIALPTVAASAHVRVEADGTAAGGYSQLTFRVPNESATATTTKLSVKLPAKHPFTSVSTKPTPGWTATVKEGKLPKAVTVDGATITKAPRTVTWKAEPGHRIKAGEYQTFTIMVGPLPKDGSTVMMPAKQTYSDKSVVSWSQKTKAGAEEPPHPAPTFTTTAAEDADSSSHGSSSHASSGQDMSGMKGMSGMDMSKSSASDDTARWLGGIGIGLGVIAVFIALFRRDSGPVTGARGRTKPGTSGTSGSSESD, from the coding sequence ATGAAGCACAAGAAACTCGGGCTGCGCATGCTCGCTGCCGGAGCCGTGACCGCCGCGATGATCGCCCTGCCGACCGTAGCGGCGTCCGCGCATGTCCGCGTCGAGGCCGACGGCACCGCCGCGGGCGGATATTCGCAATTGACGTTCCGGGTACCAAACGAGTCCGCGACGGCAACCACTACGAAGCTCAGCGTGAAACTGCCCGCAAAGCATCCGTTCACGTCCGTCTCGACAAAGCCCACCCCGGGGTGGACTGCGACAGTCAAAGAAGGCAAGCTGCCGAAGGCCGTGACGGTCGACGGTGCCACGATCACCAAGGCGCCGCGCACCGTGACATGGAAGGCGGAACCCGGACATCGCATCAAGGCAGGGGAATATCAAACGTTCACGATCATGGTCGGCCCCTTGCCCAAGGACGGCAGTACCGTCATGATGCCGGCCAAGCAGACGTATTCGGACAAGTCCGTCGTCTCATGGTCGCAAAAGACGAAAGCCGGTGCCGAAGAACCGCCGCATCCTGCCCCCACCTTCACCACGACTGCCGCCGAGGACGCCGACTCGTCGAGCCACGGGTCGTCGAGCCACGCGTCGTCCGGGCAGGATATGAGCGGCATGAAGGGGATGAGCGGCATGGACATGAGCAAGTCGTCCGCTTCCGACGACACCGCCCGATGGCTCGGCGGAATCGGGATCGGCCTGGGCGTCATTGCCGTATTCATTGCCTTGTTCCGGCGCGATTCCGGGCCCGTCACGGGAGCACGAGGACGCACGAAGCCCGGCACCTCAGGTACGTCCGGCAGCTCGGAATCGGACTGA
- the cspE gene encoding transcription antiterminator/RNA stability regulator CspE — MTTGTVKWFNAEKGFGFIAPDDGSADVFAHYSAINATGYRSLEENQKVEFEITQGQKGPQAEDIRAL, encoded by the coding sequence ATGACCACCGGTACCGTGAAATGGTTTAACGCTGAAAAGGGCTTCGGCTTCATTGCTCCGGACGACGGCTCGGCCGACGTCTTCGCCCACTACTCGGCGATTAACGCCACCGGCTATCGCTCGCTCGAAGAAAACCAGAAGGTTGAATTCGAGATCACGCAGGGCCAGAAGGGCCCGCAGGCGGAAGACATCCGCGCGCTCTAA
- a CDS encoding aminodeoxychorismate lyase — MVSPSLVMVDLAAGTFHPADVTEPQLRVDDLAPVRGDGIFEAVSVRGGVIHGFDDHMARLARSARTMDLPEPDAGLWRRAVEAAVEAHDACDEIVVRFIISRGVEATGALTAWALAGPAPEHAIAERETGVDVVLLERGYDSDAAQRAPWLLLGAKTLSYAVNMAATRYAKDHGADEVIFTSSDGAILEAPTSTVVAARGDTLLTPDPDFGILFGTTQIELFRRAPEVGLTVEYARLTEEDLLTADAVWVLSSVRLLVPVNSINGTPVKRDDDRGRTLLELLG; from the coding sequence ATGGTTTCTCCTTCGCTCGTTATGGTGGATCTTGCCGCCGGCACCTTTCATCCGGCAGACGTCACCGAGCCCCAGCTCCGAGTCGACGACCTCGCCCCGGTGCGCGGCGACGGCATCTTTGAAGCGGTCTCGGTTCGCGGCGGCGTCATACACGGGTTCGACGACCACATGGCCCGGCTCGCCCGTTCGGCACGCACCATGGACCTACCGGAGCCCGATGCGGGGCTGTGGCGCCGCGCCGTTGAAGCGGCAGTGGAGGCGCACGACGCGTGCGACGAAATCGTCGTCCGCTTCATCATCAGCCGCGGCGTCGAGGCAACCGGCGCGCTGACGGCGTGGGCACTGGCCGGCCCGGCACCCGAGCATGCGATTGCCGAACGCGAGACCGGGGTGGACGTCGTCCTTCTCGAACGCGGCTACGACAGCGATGCGGCTCAGCGCGCGCCGTGGTTGCTTCTTGGCGCCAAAACACTTTCCTACGCCGTCAATATGGCTGCCACCCGATATGCGAAAGACCACGGCGCCGACGAGGTCATCTTCACCAGTTCGGACGGCGCAATTCTCGAGGCGCCAACCTCCACGGTCGTCGCTGCGCGTGGAGACACCCTCCTCACTCCGGACCCCGACTTCGGCATCTTGTTCGGCACGACGCAGATCGAGCTGTTCCGCCGGGCCCCGGAAGTCGGCCTCACCGTCGAATACGCCCGGTTGACGGAAGAGGACCTGCTGACGGCGGACGCCGTCTGGGTGCTGTCGAGCGTCCGGCTGTTGGTTCCGGTCAACTCAATCAACGGCACACCGGTCAAACGCGACGACGATCGTGGACGGACGCTGTTGGAGTTGCTCGGCTAG
- a CDS encoding copper resistance CopC family protein: MRPILRIPLIALLTIVLAFSGVTAASAHNVLESTAPQDGASVSTVPHRVVLTFDQPSESIGTTIAVKGPDGPATVSKAKLVNNTVAVVVGGKLPAGSYTVNWRVTSADGHPVSGSFDFTAKKATTYEAPASPASGTTGKSGSSDRDNGSQDASTPSTSQSSGSLGTILIVIGVALIVVIIIVIAVVTLRRRRYSD; encoded by the coding sequence ATGAGACCGATCCTGCGAATTCCGCTCATTGCGCTGTTGACGATCGTTCTGGCCTTTTCCGGAGTGACGGCGGCGTCGGCACACAATGTGCTGGAGTCGACGGCCCCACAGGACGGGGCGTCCGTTTCAACGGTGCCGCATCGCGTAGTGCTGACGTTCGATCAGCCGTCCGAATCGATCGGGACGACTATCGCGGTGAAGGGGCCCGACGGCCCGGCCACCGTCTCGAAGGCGAAGCTCGTCAACAATACTGTCGCAGTCGTGGTCGGAGGAAAACTCCCGGCCGGGTCGTACACGGTGAATTGGCGCGTCACGTCGGCCGACGGGCATCCGGTCTCGGGCAGTTTCGACTTCACCGCCAAAAAGGCGACCACGTACGAAGCGCCCGCGTCCCCGGCGTCCGGCACCACGGGAAAATCCGGCAGTAGCGACCGGGACAACGGCTCGCAGGACGCCTCGACGCCGTCCACCAGTCAGAGTTCGGGGTCTCTCGGCACGATTCTGATTGTCATCGGGGTGGCCTTGATAGTGGTGATCATCATCGTGATCGCCGTCGTCACCCTACGCCGCCGGCGGTACTCCGACTGA
- a CDS encoding ArsR/SmtB family transcription factor produces MTKAEDQTGDIHYPTHEGEQVVADPVHIRALTHPVRLRLLGYLDDVSEATATECADAIGESVASCSFHLRTLAKHGYIEPAERRGREKPWKVVSHRRSQVIDRNAPGAAHALSSLASMSVSVQTERIHEWLRVAPSQPIEEVEAASVYGASYYLTLDEMYELREELLRLGERFAGRTANPELRPDGARHVNLFGVLNIDPHDETSGR; encoded by the coding sequence ATGACCAAAGCCGAGGATCAGACTGGCGATATTCACTATCCGACCCACGAAGGCGAGCAAGTCGTCGCCGACCCGGTCCATATTCGCGCGCTGACCCATCCGGTCCGTCTTCGGCTGCTCGGCTATCTCGACGACGTCTCCGAGGCCACGGCAACCGAGTGCGCCGACGCGATCGGCGAGTCAGTGGCAAGTTGCTCGTTCCATTTGCGCACCCTCGCCAAGCACGGATACATCGAGCCGGCCGAACGCCGGGGTCGCGAAAAGCCGTGGAAAGTCGTCTCGCACCGCCGTTCGCAGGTGATCGATCGCAATGCCCCGGGTGCCGCGCACGCATTGTCGTCACTCGCGTCGATGTCCGTCAGCGTCCAGACCGAGCGGATACACGAGTGGTTGCGCGTTGCCCCGAGCCAGCCCATTGAGGAGGTCGAAGCGGCTTCAGTTTACGGCGCCTCGTATTACCTCACCTTGGACGAAATGTACGAGCTGCGGGAAGAACTGCTGCGCCTCGGCGAGCGCTTTGCCGGTCGTACCGCCAATCCCGAGCTTCGACCCGACGGCGCCAGACACGTCAACCTGTTCGGGGTCTTGAACATCGACCCGCACGATGAAACGAGTGGCCGGTGA
- a CDS encoding ABC transporter ATP-binding protein — protein MQPRIEIQDLTKTYSSRRVLDSISLSVPPGHITAFLGPNGSGKTTTLRALLGLARPTSGIALICGSRYVDLPNPTRTVGVLLDNAGLHPGRTARHHLVIAALAAHLPPARVDEVLELVGLDRDADRTIKQFSLGMKQRLGLATALLGDPDILILDEPTSGLDPAGARWLRTTLREFAASGKSVLITSHVLAEVEQIADDLVLIGRGRIVASGPLAELVHEESLEDFYLNVMGDDSVPVTSGLKG, from the coding sequence ATGCAACCACGCATTGAAATCCAGGACCTCACCAAAACCTATTCGTCCCGTCGGGTACTCGACTCAATAAGCCTCTCCGTGCCGCCCGGACACATCACCGCGTTTCTCGGTCCGAACGGTTCGGGCAAGACGACGACGCTCCGCGCCCTTCTCGGACTGGCGCGGCCGACGTCCGGCATCGCCTTGATCTGCGGCTCACGATATGTCGACCTCCCGAATCCGACCCGCACCGTCGGCGTCCTGCTCGACAACGCCGGCCTACACCCCGGCCGAACCGCGCGCCACCATCTGGTAATCGCCGCCCTGGCCGCCCACCTGCCGCCGGCCAGGGTGGACGAGGTACTCGAACTCGTCGGCCTCGACCGCGATGCCGACCGCACAATCAAACAATTCTCGCTCGGCATGAAACAACGGCTCGGCTTGGCCACGGCGCTTTTGGGCGACCCGGACATCCTGATCCTGGACGAACCCACGAGCGGTCTCGACCCGGCGGGAGCCCGCTGGCTCCGGACGACGCTGCGCGAGTTCGCAGCGTCCGGAAAGTCGGTGCTCATCACGAGTCACGTGCTTGCCGAAGTCGAGCAGATCGCCGACGATCTCGTGCTGATCGGGCGCGGGCGGATCGTCGCTTCCGGTCCGCTGGCCGAACTCGTGCACGAGGAATCACTCGAAGACTTCTACCTCAATGTGATGGGCGACGATTCCGTCCCCGTCACCTCCGGACTCAAAGGATGA
- a CDS encoding sensor histidine kinase: MPQRPRARSVLVVLLFVALELVYVVPNAWTVSRDRLESVSPAALTAWGAAAASAILLASCIALAWRISRPITVFAVCAIGYLVLCLLLGNRMLAANPALMFSLFSLGRRVRPRTMLLLLGALIALDSAVQCTVLGDVPSIMARLNIGDLQAVLLIVLSSAANNALFALAGFGVALYDRRREASRELARAQLSEHDAKLREALAAERNRMARELHDMAAHHLTALIIEAKAARRLQLTDPETTTELLADITVQGQQTLDSMRSVVGVLRRSPGSRDDGSAHEPQPSLDDVPALIAAARTINPRIALTLPDSAGDIDPTVGLACYRIIQESISNAHRHAPGAPIRVGVAATDTSVTVTVTNAEPTSPPPDEEPGFGLAGMRERAAFLGGTLTAGRADEGGWRVTAELPLPARTRPTSRESHHD, translated from the coding sequence ATGCCCCAGCGTCCGCGGGCCCGATCGGTGCTGGTCGTGCTGCTTTTCGTGGCGCTTGAACTCGTGTATGTGGTCCCCAATGCATGGACCGTCAGTCGCGATCGTCTCGAATCCGTCAGTCCTGCCGCGCTCACCGCGTGGGGAGCGGCCGCGGCGTCCGCCATCTTGCTTGCCTCGTGCATCGCGCTGGCGTGGCGGATAAGCCGGCCCATCACCGTGTTCGCGGTGTGCGCCATCGGCTATCTCGTCTTGTGCCTGCTGCTGGGCAACCGAATGCTGGCCGCCAATCCGGCGTTGATGTTTTCGCTGTTCAGCCTCGGACGGCGTGTCCGGCCGCGGACCATGCTGCTCTTGCTCGGCGCCCTGATAGCCCTGGATTCAGCCGTGCAATGCACCGTTCTGGGCGACGTGCCGAGCATCATGGCCAGGTTGAACATCGGCGATCTTCAGGCCGTATTGCTGATAGTGCTCAGCTCGGCGGCGAACAACGCTCTCTTCGCGCTGGCCGGTTTCGGCGTCGCGCTGTACGACCGGCGCCGCGAAGCATCGCGCGAGCTCGCCCGCGCACAACTGAGCGAACACGATGCCAAACTGCGCGAAGCACTTGCCGCCGAACGCAATAGGATGGCTCGTGAGCTGCACGATATGGCTGCACACCACCTGACCGCCTTGATCATCGAGGCCAAAGCAGCCCGTCGCCTCCAGCTGACGGATCCGGAAACCACCACCGAGCTTCTTGCCGACATCACGGTGCAGGGGCAACAGACGCTGGACAGCATGCGAAGCGTCGTCGGCGTCCTCCGCCGGTCTCCCGGAAGCCGGGACGACGGGAGCGCGCACGAGCCGCAGCCATCTCTCGACGACGTGCCGGCGCTCATCGCTGCGGCGCGCACGATCAATCCGCGCATTGCGCTCACGCTCCCCGACAGTGCGGGTGACATCGATCCGACCGTCGGCCTGGCCTGCTATCGGATCATTCAAGAATCGATCTCCAACGCGCACCGGCACGCTCCCGGCGCACCGATCCGGGTCGGGGTCGCCGCGACGGACACCTCGGTGACCGTCACGGTGACCAACGCGGAGCCCACGTCACCGCCGCCTGACGAGGAGCCGGGGTTCGGACTGGCCGGAATGCGCGAACGTGCGGCATTTCTCGGCGGCACCCTGACCGCGGGCCGTGCCGATGAAGGCGGGTGGCGGGTAACCGCCGAGCTGCCGCTGCCGGCGCGGACCCGGCCGACTTCACGGGAGTCCCATCATGATTAA
- a CDS encoding endonuclease translates to MTTRQEAIVSTLLSEYGSTYAQDAGITVRDKPAPLYRLLVLALLLSARIGSDIAVAGARELFASGYRTPQKMRDAGWKERVAALGRAHYRRYDERASTALGNGATMLIDEYGGDLRKLRLASTGREQMLGRLQEFPGIGPTGSSIFCREVQAVWPELAPFADRKVQDGAERLGLPGEAAKLGKFVESADMPRLAAGCVRAALHEDVADAVLRPSGDSGTLVRGR, encoded by the coding sequence ATGACGACAAGGCAAGAAGCGATAGTATCCACACTCTTGAGCGAATACGGTTCCACGTACGCGCAAGATGCCGGGATCACCGTGCGCGACAAGCCGGCGCCGCTCTACCGGTTGCTCGTGCTGGCATTGCTGTTGTCGGCTCGCATCGGTTCGGACATCGCGGTGGCCGGCGCGCGCGAGCTCTTCGCATCCGGCTACCGCACGCCGCAAAAGATGCGCGACGCGGGCTGGAAAGAGCGCGTTGCCGCGCTGGGACGCGCGCACTATCGCCGATACGACGAACGGGCATCGACGGCGTTGGGCAACGGGGCGACGATGCTCATCGACGAGTACGGCGGCGATCTGCGCAAACTGCGGCTTGCCTCCACGGGCCGCGAGCAAATGCTCGGCAGACTGCAGGAATTCCCGGGAATCGGACCGACCGGATCGTCGATATTCTGCCGCGAGGTGCAAGCGGTGTGGCCCGAGCTCGCGCCGTTCGCCGACCGGAAGGTCCAAGACGGTGCCGAGCGTCTCGGATTGCCCGGCGAGGCGGCCAAGCTGGGCAAGTTCGTCGAATCCGCCGATATGCCGCGACTGGCCGCGGGCTGTGTGCGAGCAGCTCTGCACGAGGACGTTGCCGACGCCGTCCTGCGCCCTTCCGGTGACAGCGGCACACTCGTCCGGGGACGCTAG
- a CDS encoding helix-turn-helix domain-containing protein — protein sequence MTTDSKSRLDAIGRALRRERERARLSLSELARKAGVAKSTLSQLESGGGNPSVETLWALCIALDIQISVLFDAPKPRVQVIRAGDGPELQSDQAEYRATLLSACPPLARRDVFRLTAEPGASRQADPHAQGVVEHVVLGTGRALVGIASDPVELEPGDYISYPGDVAHTFQALERGTSAVLVSEHTR from the coding sequence ATGACTACCGACAGCAAAAGCCGCCTCGATGCGATCGGCCGAGCCCTCCGCCGCGAACGCGAACGCGCGAGGCTCTCCCTCTCCGAGCTGGCCCGCAAGGCGGGCGTGGCTAAATCCACGCTGTCACAGCTGGAATCGGGAGGGGGCAACCCCAGTGTCGAAACGCTGTGGGCACTCTGCATCGCATTGGACATTCAAATCTCGGTGCTATTCGACGCCCCGAAGCCGCGCGTCCAAGTCATCCGGGCCGGCGACGGCCCCGAGCTACAGTCCGATCAAGCGGAATACCGCGCCACGCTACTATCCGCGTGCCCACCGCTGGCACGGCGGGACGTTTTCCGCCTCACCGCAGAGCCGGGCGCCTCGCGGCAAGCCGACCCTCACGCCCAGGGAGTTGTCGAACACGTCGTACTCGGCACGGGCCGTGCGCTGGTCGGAATCGCCAGCGATCCAGTGGAACTCGAACCCGGCGATTACATTTCGTATCCCGGCGACGTGGCACATACGTTTCAAGCACTCGAACGCGGTACCAGCGCAGTGCTCGTCTCCGAGCACACACGATGA
- a CDS encoding response regulator — MIKVLIADDQQVIRRGFRLFLDGADDIDVVGEASSGPDAVRQARALGVDVVLMDIRMPGGDGLSATRELAGPETVDPLPVIIVTTFDTDDYLYSSLENGAAGFILKDTDPDDLAGAVRAAARGDGLVSPAVTKRIIGEFARRRPPVTDAAPAASESLSAREIDIVRALAEGLSNAEIAERLFLEISTVKSHLGRITTKLDLRDRVQIVVWAFRHGIADLTPES, encoded by the coding sequence ATGATTAAGGTGCTCATTGCCGACGATCAGCAAGTGATCCGGCGCGGTTTCCGACTGTTTCTGGACGGCGCCGACGATATCGACGTGGTCGGCGAAGCATCCTCGGGGCCGGACGCCGTCCGGCAGGCCCGCGCGCTCGGGGTGGACGTCGTGTTGATGGATATTCGGATGCCGGGCGGGGACGGACTGAGCGCAACCCGCGAGCTCGCCGGGCCGGAGACTGTCGACCCGCTGCCGGTCATCATCGTCACCACGTTCGACACCGACGACTACCTCTATTCGTCGCTCGAGAACGGAGCGGCCGGTTTCATTTTGAAAGACACCGATCCCGATGACCTCGCGGGCGCCGTTCGCGCGGCCGCGCGCGGCGACGGGCTCGTCTCCCCCGCAGTCACCAAACGCATCATCGGCGAATTCGCCCGCCGCCGTCCTCCCGTCACCGATGCGGCGCCGGCGGCCTCCGAAAGCTTGTCGGCCAGGGAAATCGACATTGTGCGCGCGCTGGCCGAAGGATTGAGCAACGCGGAAATCGCCGAACGTCTGTTCCTCGAAATCAGTACCGTGAAATCCCATTTGGGCAGGATTACGACGAAACTCGATCTGCGCGACAGGGTGCAGATAGTCGTGTGGGCATTCCGTCACGGCATTGCCGACTTGACCCCGGAAAGCTAG
- a CDS encoding isocitrate lyase/PEP mutase family protein, with translation MATHGDDNRTYTATAAEYTEACARFRRLHEPGHLLILPNAWDVTSARALMQAGFNAIGTTSLATAFGAGVEDGTGQTRDQTIDLARQLGRLKALVTVDIESGFSERDDEVAAVVRELAEAGIVGCNIEDGTSTGKLVPADRQIEKIRACREADADIFINARIDTYWVGSAEGDAAANEVLERARRYVDAGADGIFIPALADAAQIRAYCKEIPAPVNVLYSPAGLTVAELNDAGAARLSTGSFLFRHAISGAVEAVREIVGGALPGAEVPAYGEFLG, from the coding sequence ATGGCGACACATGGGGATGACAACCGTACGTACACGGCCACAGCCGCGGAGTACACGGAGGCGTGCGCCCGTTTTCGACGGCTGCATGAACCGGGACACTTGTTGATCTTGCCGAACGCGTGGGATGTGACGTCGGCGCGGGCACTGATGCAGGCCGGCTTCAACGCCATCGGCACGACAAGCCTGGCGACGGCTTTCGGGGCGGGCGTCGAAGACGGCACCGGACAGACGCGTGACCAGACGATCGATTTGGCGCGGCAACTCGGCAGGCTGAAGGCGCTCGTTACCGTCGATATCGAGAGCGGGTTCAGCGAGCGTGACGACGAGGTCGCCGCAGTAGTCCGGGAGCTCGCAGAGGCCGGCATCGTCGGATGCAATATAGAAGACGGCACGTCGACGGGGAAGCTGGTTCCCGCGGACCGGCAGATCGAGAAGATTCGTGCATGCCGGGAAGCCGACGCGGACATCTTCATCAACGCGAGAATCGACACCTACTGGGTGGGGTCGGCCGAGGGCGATGCCGCCGCGAACGAAGTACTTGAACGAGCACGACGGTATGTCGACGCAGGGGCAGACGGGATTTTTATCCCGGCGTTGGCCGATGCCGCGCAAATCCGCGCTTACTGCAAGGAGATTCCGGCGCCCGTCAACGTCCTGTATTCGCCGGCCGGGCTCACGGTTGCCGAGCTCAACGACGCCGGGGCAGCACGGCTCAGTACCGGATCCTTCTTGTTCAGACACGCAATTTCCGGGGCGGTTGAGGCCGTGCGAGAAATAGTCGGCGGCGCATTGCCGGGAGCGGAGGTACCGGCTTACGGCGAGTTTCTCGGCTGA
- a CDS encoding AzlC family ABC transporter permease produces the protein MRSLWRTLSRPILRNIALVCLADGVVGLSYGAIAVSKGFELWVPVVLAIAVLAGAAELLFVGIVASGGSVFAAMAAGLLVNARHLPFGVAVRDVIGSGWRRVLGSHVMNDESVVFALSQQQADKRKAAFWICGVGILICWPVGAFVGGLIGGSIGDTDVFGLDAMFPTVLLALVLPSLKDRRTRLAVIAGAVIAVATTPLLPAGMPVLLSLIGLIFTAGKNRGS, from the coding sequence ATGCGTTCGTTATGGCGAACACTGAGTCGCCCGATATTGCGAAACATCGCGTTGGTCTGTTTGGCGGACGGCGTGGTGGGCCTCTCGTATGGGGCGATCGCAGTGAGCAAGGGCTTTGAACTCTGGGTGCCGGTGGTGTTGGCGATTGCCGTGCTGGCCGGTGCGGCCGAATTGTTGTTCGTGGGAATTGTGGCTTCCGGCGGCAGTGTCTTCGCCGCCATGGCGGCCGGACTGTTAGTCAATGCCCGCCATCTGCCGTTCGGGGTCGCCGTTCGAGACGTGATCGGCAGTGGGTGGCGCCGCGTGCTTGGAAGTCACGTCATGAACGACGAGTCGGTGGTTTTCGCGCTGAGTCAGCAACAAGCCGACAAGAGGAAAGCGGCATTCTGGATATGCGGCGTCGGCATCTTGATCTGCTGGCCGGTGGGCGCATTCGTCGGCGGGCTGATTGGCGGTTCGATCGGGGATACCGACGTATTCGGGCTCGACGCCATGTTCCCGACGGTCCTGCTCGCGCTCGTGCTGCCGTCGCTCAAAGACCGCCGTACGAGGCTTGCCGTCATTGCCGGAGCGGTGATCGCCGTGGCCACGACGCCGTTGCTGCCTGCCGGCATGCCCGTGCTGCTTTCGCTGATCGGACTGATTTTCACTGCCGGAAAGAACCGGGGATCATGA
- a CDS encoding MFS transporter, whose product MTDDTATAENDVGTNREALAVRPFRRLAGAWVVSNFGDSALYITAAIWMKDLTGSNSAAGLTFVALGLPALFAPLTGQLADRFPRKNVLVVNNFAAAAIVLPLLLVHDSRLLWLIFVSIFLYANTGYLTAAAQSGLIRAMLPDRLLAPANGLLSSIDQGLRIISPLIGAGLYALWGMDAVVLLTAACFLATGLVLVTLQVDEPAREPDPDETFWRRTTAGLRFLTANVRLRGPLLTVFICIAATGMINAVAFAAIEYGVHKPPEFISVIVSLQGVLAVAGGLTASRVIKFVGLETTMAAGVGLSGLAIALFATDSLMLFCLGSCLLGLGITWMIVAFVTLRQTETPHRLQGRVSAAANLAFNLPQVFTAAVGASLLGLVDYRILILATTLACLLSMIPVLRGRRRTARGAPEFSQKS is encoded by the coding sequence ATGACGGACGACACGGCGACGGCCGAAAACGACGTCGGCACGAACCGTGAGGCCTTGGCCGTCCGTCCATTCCGCCGGCTCGCAGGGGCATGGGTGGTCAGCAACTTTGGCGACTCGGCTCTCTACATCACGGCGGCCATTTGGATGAAAGACCTCACCGGCAGCAATTCGGCCGCCGGTCTGACATTCGTGGCGCTCGGCCTGCCTGCACTGTTCGCCCCGCTCACCGGCCAGCTCGCCGACCGTTTTCCACGCAAGAACGTGTTGGTGGTCAACAACTTCGCGGCGGCCGCCATCGTCCTACCGCTCCTGCTCGTGCACGATTCCCGCTTGCTGTGGCTGATCTTCGTGTCGATCTTCCTTTACGCCAATACCGGTTATCTCACTGCCGCGGCTCAATCCGGGCTGATCCGTGCCATGCTTCCCGACCGGCTGCTCGCCCCGGCCAATGGATTGCTGAGCAGCATCGATCAGGGTTTGCGCATCATTTCCCCGTTGATCGGTGCGGGCCTGTACGCGCTGTGGGGCATGGACGCCGTCGTCCTGCTCACTGCCGCGTGTTTCCTTGCCACCGGACTCGTTCTCGTGACTCTGCAGGTCGACGAACCGGCCCGGGAACCGGATCCGGACGAGACGTTTTGGCGCCGGACGACGGCCGGACTGCGGTTCCTCACTGCGAATGTCCGCTTGCGCGGGCCTCTCCTGACGGTGTTCATCTGCATTGCCGCAACCGGCATGATCAACGCCGTCGCCTTCGCCGCCATCGAGTACGGGGTGCACAAGCCGCCCGAATTCATCAGTGTCATCGTCAGCCTGCAGGGCGTGCTCGCCGTGGCCGGCGGCCTCACCGCGAGCCGCGTCATCAAGTTCGTCGGACTCGAAACGACGATGGCGGCCGGCGTCGGACTGTCCGGCCTGGCCATCGCCTTGTTCGCGACGGATTCGCTCATGCTCTTTTGCCTGGGCAGTTGCCTGCTCGGGCTCGGCATCACGTGGATGATCGTCGCCTTCGTCACCCTCCGGCAGACCGAGACGCCGCACCGTCTCCAAGGGCGCGTGTCGGCGGCGGCTAATCTCGCGTTCAACCTGCCGCAAGTTTTCACGGCAGCGGTCGGCGCGTCGCTGCTCGGCCTCGTCGACTACCGCATCCTGATTCTGGCCACGACTCTTGCTTGCCTGCTCAGCATGATTCCGGTGCTCCGGGGACGCCGTCGAACGGCCCGCGGGGCCCCGGAATTCAGCCAAAAGTCGTAA